From Stigmatopora nigra isolate UIUO_SnigA chromosome 5, RoL_Snig_1.1, whole genome shotgun sequence, a single genomic window includes:
- the LOC144196703 gene encoding abnormal spindle-like microcephaly-associated protein homolog isoform X1 — MSGTLLTSSGQRGFMDFSPTKTGDTGKENVPVLTLELFSKAPFVSFGTVKIGTSKSTILRIENPTSETEAVVTVDRIPSSKGLSVDNNTFTIQPLDSFSLTLCWTPTEEGGIRELVIFNANGFLKHQAVLLGRAEAPKKKKKSLWDAIKHKKEGEKGFPYRTKKTVPLTKMTASKTVDVSQKQQYKHGKAPSPHFSLNDGKTGRDKSVSEHCLLVGKPLKSEQQRSLKPIQQCFVEQENVLHRQRHLPLLLGTNETELRGSSGSLLGTVDNKKLSKMLDETLLPIGTPEKLKTLMPQIPPGEQTACSCLNAVHAPVVSLNDALALINSDLSLINSSLKSSSPSCDFSDSLEFKSEDHDQFQASYDSLDLSESTESRLTFFVKKNVGVPKVEKPLEKPKKINFNCETVIKNKAPVTTLESVKKIKKSRRRLLENTLELSESSSQSEHGPAGTPTLPVIEADTRTKGSDSTADIQQFIDRPMLRLDDVQMHINTHLNSPPSSPHCNVSTSSPTQSAPATFTISSPLPLGQSCPLPFSNKSYHNLPEPSQSADNSHQLVSGKISTQENLFPVHLVTESRKRKSDQYLRDVQIDNGKKMRSVKRNKMVSWKTENIESSAERNSSQRQPVKLNGSVKTRKSSVTAQTKPRSANRGPVSARSTKEQRVKCVKMAAVAMPKLTFVKPTQTAIPRHPLPFAAKNMFYDERWIEKQERGFTWWLNYILTPDDFKVKTESTKVNAAPLTMVYGENFNVSKAPTKEEMSFSTYTARRKLNRLRRAACQIFTSEAMVKAIKRLELEVEAKRLRIRKDRHLWKDIGEREKVLNWLLSYNPLWLRIGLETIFGELISLESNSDSTGLAMFILQRLLWNPDIAAEFRHLKVPHLYKDGHEEALSSFTLKKLLLLVCFLDKAKESRLIEHDPCLFCVDGEFKTSKDLLLAFSRDFLSGEGILPRHLGYLGLSVSHVQTPLDEFDFAVMNLAVDLKCGIRLVRVVELLIKQWDFSAKLRLPAISRLQKIHNIDIALQVLKNRGIDLKDEHGSIIDSRDIVDGHREKTLSLLWKIIFSFQVEVILDEDHLREEIIFLKRTLRTKQKLARVRAGHGFETSGVKPKFLYEHGSTKVVLLMEWARAVCDFYNLTLENFTVTFSDGRVLCYLIHHYHPSLIPEESIRHNTTQTVDCSSGGRMELNCSATDSDNSFDYSHSGLNGPEFPTVKFVELLENETSNFSLVNSAVALLGGVPAMINPADMSNTIPDEKVVMSYLSFLCARLLDLRNETRAARVIQAFWRNYRFKKDLQCYQERNVAAAKIQVAVRLFLHRCRVKKQSTASTIIQSVWRGFVTRKKLRMIKEKELCIIRYRAATIIQAQWRMLSAMKYYHNLRTKTIVVQSQWRMKKALFAYGRIYRATTVLQQYFKAYILGRKEYMHYLSLKTAVVTIQRRYRLGKIQKTQRQNHAARVLQTTFKKWYMKKFAIKTAAAVKIQSFYRKQKCLHRSRKILRSVLLIQAHYRGHAQRCLFQKQKQQYHFATVIQSAFRGYCVRKRVRRIKYATVLIQRWYRASARRHVERQTFLKMCCAARLIQVAYRKKRAYDLLKNQHRAATVIQAAVRKFITQRQYIALRKATVVIQQKHRAAILARRTKEEYETLRKAALIIQATWRGRADRMRVEKYHRSATIIKAHYIRYKAQVEFRSKKTAAVVIQRHYRAYVTGQETKKAFLQKRAACVTISARYRGMKVRTEMKKRQKSATVIQAAVRMYLTRKQYVLLQSATIIIQSHYRALLLCKTQHHMYEKQKKAALKIQTVYRGWKERQEFMRKNNAARIIQSVFKMYKIHMAYVSMKCAVIIIQERFRAKMLMDQQLKMYRTMKSAAVIIQATYRGHRARTKIAQMHSAVLVIQRTFLTIRERNKFLAIRSATLAFQQRYRAVILMREAREHYLSMRRSVILLQAAFRGYMVRGQLGIKHSAAVKIQSNFRRHLQTNYYRKLQWAAHVVQARYIANKEMRREKLALAKKRHALIVLQSAVRGMICRRIIRQKHHAASIIQRAFRATYEHKKYNMLKSAVLSMQRRFRATLAAKVAMKQYQYLKKSAVIIQAAYRGLQVRKDVAFRHRAAILIQSAFRKHRDKVKFQHLRSSTILIQKYYRAHVLWKKDRIYYLKMRSSAITLQAAYRGLSVRKRIAKMHRAATIVQANIKRHKQQSIFRKQCWAAFVIQQRFRAVRQRNFEAKRYQEVRNATFCLQAAFRRMKTRQSSKGRYHAATVIQSAFRSHREKTKFKAMCSSATSIQRYYRAYILQKKEREYFLKIRSSTICLQSVYRGYLERRKIAKMHRAATIIQAHVKRHNQQVTFRKQVGAICILQRKFRALRLRNIEIQQYQEVKIAVIRLQAAFRGMKTRQSVKKRHQAATIIQSIFRSYREKHKFQCMRSSAITIQTCFRGYLLQKQQRSYFLKFRSSVVFLQSLYRGCLERKRINKMHRAATVIQAYFKRHRQQLSFRKQRWAICVLQQRFRAVRKRNFEAKRYQEVRNAAFCLQAAFRRMKTRKFIKQRYQAATVIQSAFRSYREKTKFKAMCSSATSIQRYYRAYILQKKEREYFLKIRSSTICLQSVYRGYLERRRIAKMHRAATIIQAHVKRHKQQLTFKKQLWAICVLQKRFRAMRQRNIEFKHYQEVRNAAFCLQAAFQGMKSRKLNRRRHLAATTIQAAFRAHCKLKWYLKLKAAALTIQQRFRAARATKSQRKLFLKMRSAAIIFQAHYRGQQTRRSIVRLHQAATVIQLAYKKHVALQVVHASVIVIQKHYRAFIRQKQERTNFLKIRQSTVFLQAAYRGYCVRREINKQNGAASLIQSYWRCSVQKRIYQKKRQAAVKLQQRFRAMQFGKVERKTFLRKRKAIITLQSYFRVWILRKEHEAASVKRRLHFAGAVFHHLCAIKIQRALRTYWTLKTAKTQIHSVIIIQNFVRMMLQKRRYQADRRKVVTAQRAVRRWLVRRHNSALVIQAATRNFLLLRRQKKVEQGIVKAQALWRGHVSRQRNDNMKVIKLRHKLRKVSAGAQEEDKLHNKTSSALDCILRYKHFSSILEALKTLEATTRLSSICCEKMVDSGATSTIFTLILSCNRSVPCMDVITYSIQILLNLSKYHKTIEAVYAVENSVNTLVDLLQTYRGKAGDKVADKGKDIFTTTCLLLTLLLQNRDHAEEAMKCPKILDKIKCIYKLTVRKHNMDSERNVTKQKMKATINGSFCVPATPHKCHLDQKFSSDCVLTLRKHKMDTQRNVTKHKMNVSICGRLCVPATPQKCHSIQKFAPDWVLRKDKLKNIVDPLEAIQMLADALFIVM, encoded by the exons ATGTCTGGAACTTTATTGACATCTTCTGGACAACGTGGGTTTATGGATTTCAGTCCAACAAAGACAGGCGACACTGGCAAGGAAAACGTTCCTGTTTTGACCCTTGAGCTTTTTTCCAAAGCACCATTTGTATCCTTTGGAACAGTAAAAATAGGCACCTCGAAGTCTACCATTCTGCGCATTGAAAATCCAACCAGCGAGACGGAGGCTGTGGTGACTGTTGACAGGATTCCATCAAGCAAAGGACTTTCTGTGGATAACAACACATTCACAATCCAG CCACTGGACTCTTTTAGCCTGACTCTCTGCTGGACTCCAACAGAAGAGGGTGGAATCAGAGAGCTGGTCATCTTCAACGCCAATGGGTTCCTCAAACATCAGGCAGTTTTGCTGGGAAGAGCGGAAgcccccaaaaagaaaaag AAGAGCCTCTGGGATGCTATCAAACATAAGAAGGAAGGTGAAAAGGGATTTCCCTACAGAACAAAGAAGACAGTACCACTGACAAAGATGACTGCCAGTAAAACAGTAGATGTTTCCCAGAAACAACAGTACAAACACGGAAAGGCCCCCAGTCCACATTTCTCTCTTAATGATGGAAAAACAGGCAGAGATAAATCAGTCTCAGAGCATTGTCTCCTTGTTGGTAAACCTCTGAAATCAGAGCAGCAAAGGTCTTTAAAACCAATTCAACAGTGCTTTGTGGAACAGGAAAATGTGCTCCATCGTCAAAGacatcttcctcttcttttggGCACTAATGAGACAGAGCTGAGAGGTAGTTCAGGTTCTTTACTTGGGACAGTTGACAATAAAAAACTCTCAAAAATGCTTGATGAGACTTTGTTACCTATTGGGACACCAGAGAAGTTAAAAACACTAATGCCTCAAATTCCGcccggggaacaaacagcttgTTCTTGCCTGAACGCTGTGCACGCTCCAGTAGTATCTTTGAATGATGCACTGGCTCTCATTAACTCAGATCTCAGCCTGATCAACAGCAGTCTTAAAAGCAGCAGTCCTAGTTGTGACTTTTCAGATTCTTTGGAATTCAAAAGTGAAGATCATGACCAATTCCAGGCCAGTTATGATAGCCTAGACCTCTCTGAGTCCACAGAGTCCAGACTTACTTTCTTTGTGAAGAAAAATGTTGGCGTTCCCAAGGTTGAAAAACCTTTAGAAAAACCTAAGAAAATAAATTTCAACTGTGAAACAGTGATCAAAAACAAAGCACCAGTGACAACTCttgaaagtgttaaaaaaattaaaaagtcgAGGCGGCGTCTCTTGGAGAATACACTTGAGTTATCAGAGAGTAGCAGCCAATCAGAGCATGGACCGGCAGGTACTCCCACCCTCCCTGTAATAGAAGCAGACACAAGGACAAAGGGAAGTGATTCCACAGCCGACATCCAACAATTTATTGACAGACCAATGCTAAGGCTGGATGATGTTCAAATGCACATTAATACACACCTAAACTCTCCTCCTAGTAGCCCTCACTGCAATGTCTCCACTTCATCACCTACACAAAGCGCTCCAGCGACATTTACAATCTCTTCCCCGTTACCTCTCGGGCAATCTTGTCCACTTCCCTTCAGCAACAAATCATATCATAACCTACCTGAACCGTCTCAGAGTGCAGATAATTCTCATCAGCTTGTTTCAGGCAAAATTTCTACCCAGGAAAACTTGTTTCCTGTTCACTTGGTGACGGAAAGCAGGAAGAGAAAGAGTGACCAGTATTTGAGAGATGTGCAAATTgacaatggtaaaaaaatgcgGTCAGTCAAGAGGAACAAAATGGTGTCTTGGAAAACTGAAAACATCGAATCATCAGCGGAAAGAAATTCATCACAGAGACAGCCAGTCAAATTAAATG GTTCTGTGAAGACCAGAAAGTCATCAGTTACTGCTCAGACAAAGCCACGAAGTGCCAATCGAG GTCCTGTCTCGGCAAGGTCAACCAAAGAACAGAGAGTCAAGTGTGTGAAGATGGCTGCCGTAGCAATGCCAAAGTTAACTTTTGTCAAACCGACTCAGACAG CCATACCCAGGCATCCACTTCCTTTTGCTGCCAAGAACATGTTCTATGATGAGAGATGGATTGAGAAGCAGGAGAGGGGTTTCACATGGTGGCTCAACTATATCTTGACCCCAGATGATTTTAAAGTTAAGACCGAAAGTACAAAAG TAAATGCTGCACCTCTGACAATGGTTTATGGGGAAAACTTCAATGTTTCCAAAGCCCCTACCAAGGAAGAGATGTCTTTCAGCACTTACACAGCCCGGCGAAAGTTAAACCGCCTTCGTCGAGCTGCATGTCAGATATTCACATCAGAAGCTATGGTTAAGGCCATAAAAAGGTTGGAACTTGAAGTGGAAGCAAAGAGGCTGCGCATTCGAAAAGACCGCCATCTTTGGAAAGATATAG GTGAACGTGAAAAAGTTCTTAACTGGCTTCTTTCTTACAATCCACTGTGGTTACGGATTGGCCTAGAA ACAATATTTGGGGAGTTGATCTCATTGGAGAGCAACAGTGACTCAACAGGTCTGGCTATGTTCATTCTTCAGCGTCTTTTATGGAATCCCGATATTGCTGCTGAGTTCAGACATCTTAAAGTTCCTCATCTTTACAAAGATG GTCACGAAGAAGCGCTATCTAGCTTTACTCTAAAAAAGTTGCTGTTGCTAGTGTGTTTCTTGGACAAAGCCAAAGAGTCTCGCCTCATTGAGCATGACCCTTGCCTATTCTGTGTTGATGGAGAATTTAAG acaaGCAAAGATCTTTTGCTGGCTTTCTCAAGAGACTTTTTGAGTGGGGAGGGAATTCTCCCTCGCCATCTTGGATACCTTGGATTATCCGTATCTCATGTTCAGACTCCTCTGGATGAATTTGACTTTGCTGTAATGAATTTGGCAGTTGACCTAAAATGTGGAATTCGACTTGT GAGAGTTGTGGAGCTTCTAATTAAGCAGTGGGACTTTTCAGCAAAGTTGCGGCTACCAGCCATTAGCCGCTTGCAAAAAATCCACAATATTGATATTGCTTTGCAAGTCCTCAAAAATAGAGGGATCGACCTTAAGGATGAACATG GCTCCATCATTGATTCAAGAGACATTGTGGATGGACACAGGGAAAAGACTTTGAGTCTTCTttggaaaatcattttttcttttcag GTGGAAGTGATTTTGGATGAGGATCATTTAAGGGAGGAGATTATCTTCTTGAAGAGAACCCTAAGGACAAAACAGAAGTTGGCCCGTGTGAGGGCTGGTCACGGCTTTGAGACTAGTGGAGTAAAGCCTAAATTTCTTTATGAGCATGGCAGCACTAAAGTGGTTCTACTGATGGAATGGGCCCGTGCTGTGTGTGATTTCTACAATCTGACA CTGGAGAACTTCACTGTGACATTCTCAGATGGCCGTGTCCTCTGCTACCTAATCCACCACTACCATCCTAGTCTCATCCCAGAAGAGTCAATCCGTCACAACACCACCCAAACTGTAGATTGCTCATCAGGTGGTCGCATGGAGCTCAACTGCTCAGCCACTGACTCTGACAATTCCTTTGACTACTCTCACTCAGGACTAAACG gccCTGAATTTCCCACTGTGAAGTTTGTAGAGCTACTGGAAAATGAAACGAGCAATTTTAGCCTGGTCAATAGTGCTGTGGCTTTGTTGGGTGGGGTGCCTGCTATGATCAACCCGGCTGACATGTCAAACACCATCCCAGATGAAAAG GTTGTAATGTCTTACCTGTCTTTTCTGTGTGCTCGTCTCTTGGACCTGCGCAATGAAACCAGAGCAGCCCGGGTCATTCAAGCTTTCTGGAGGAAttacagatttaaaaaagaCTTGCAGTGCTACCAG GAGAGAAACGTGGCTGCTGCGAAAATTCAGGTGGCTGTGAGGCTTTTTCTACATCGGTGTAGGGTCAAAAAGCAGAGCACAGCGTCCACAATCATACAATCAGTTTGGAGAGGCTTTGTAACTCGCAAAAAACTGCGGatgataaaagaaaaagaactatGCATCATACGCTATCGAGCAGCAACAATCATTCAG GCACAATGGAGAATGTTATCAGCCATGAAGTATTACCACAATCTTCGAACGAAGACCATTGTTGTTCAATCACAGTGGCGAATGAAAAAGGCACTCTTTGCTTATGGAAGAATCTACAGGGCAACAACTGTCTTGCAGCAATATTTTAAAGCTTATATTCTTGGAAGAAAAGAATATATGCATTATCTTTCCCTCAAAACAGCTGTTGTGACAATTCAGAGAAGATACAGACTGGGGAAAATTCAGAAAACTCAAAGGCAAAACCATGCTGCCAGAGTCTTACAAACCACATTTAAGAAATGGTATATGAAGAAGTTTGCCATAAAAACAGCAGCTGCTGTTAAGATTCAGTCTTTCTATAGAAAGCAGAAATGTTTACATCGATCCAGAAAAATTCTAAGAAGTGTTTTGCTCATTCAAGCCCACTACAGAGGTCATGCACAAAGATGCCTCTTTCAGAAGCAGAAGCAACAATACCACTTCGCTACTGTCATTCAGAGTGCTTTCAGGGGTTACTGTGTCAGGAAAAGAGTCAGAAGAATAAAGTATGCTACAGTCTTAATCCAGCGGTGGTACCGGGCCTCTGCTAGAAGACACGTGGAAAGACAAACATTTCTCAAGATGTGCTGTGCTGCCAGGCTCATTCAGGTTGCTTACCGGAAGAAGCGGGCATATGATTTACTTAAGAACCAGCATAGAGCTGCAACAGTAATACAGGCAGCAGTCAGGAAATTCATCACCCAAAGACAATACATTGCTCTAAGGAAAGCAACCGTTGTGATACAGCAAAAGCATCGAGCTGCAATTTTAGCTCGCAGGACAAAAGAGGAATATGAAACTTTAAGAAAAGCTGCTCTCATAATACAAGCCACCTGGAGAGGTCGAGCTGACAGAATGAGAGTTGAAAAATACCACCGTAGTGCAACAATTATCAAAGCCCACTACATACGATACAAGGCCCAAGTGGAGTTTAGGTCAAAAAAGACAGCAGCTGTTGTCATTCAACGTCACTATCGGGCTTATGTGACTGGACAGGAAACAAAGAAAGCCTTCCTTCAGAAGAGAGCAGCCTGTGTCACTATATCTGCTAGATATAGAGGTATGAAAGTCCgtactgaaatgaaaaaaaggcaaaaatctgCAACTGTCATCCAGGCAGCCGTAAGGATGTATTTGACGAGGAAACAATATGTTCTCCTTCAAAGTGCAACCATTATCATCCAGAGTCATTATAGAGCTCTACTCCTCTGCAAAACACAGCATCACATGTATGAAAAGCAAAAGAAAGCTGCTTTAAAGATCCAAACAGTTTACAGAGGCTGGAAAGAAAGACAAGAATTTATGAGAAAAAACAATGCTGCAAGAATTATTCAATCTGTgttcaaaatgtacaaaatacatATGGCTTATGTTAGTATGAAATGTGCTGTAATTATTATACAAGAGCGATTCAGAGCAAAAATGCTCATGGACCAACAACTCAAAATGTACAGAACCATGAAATCCGCTGCCGTTATCATCCAAGCCACATATCGTGGCCACCGAGCTAGGACGAAAATTGCACAGATGCACAGTGCTGTCCTTGTCATTCAGAGAACCTTCCTCACAATCCGAGAGAGGAATAAATTCCTTGCCATTAGGTCGGCAACTTTGGCTTTTCAGCAGCGGTACAGAGCTGTGATCCTCATGAGAGAAGCGCGGGAGCATTATCTGTCAATGCGTAGGTCGGTAATTTTACTACAAGCGGCCTTCAGAGGATACATGGTTAGAGGGCAGTTGGGCATTAAGCATAGCGCTGCTGTTAAGATTCAGTCAAACTTTCGTAGGCATCTTCAGACAAACTACTACCGGAAGCTTCAATGGGCTGCTCATGTTGTGCAAGCACGTTACATAGCCAACAAAGAAATGAGACGTGAGAAGCTGGCTCTCGCTAAGAAGAGACATGCTTTGATTGTTTTACAATCTGCTGTCCGGGGAATGATATGCAGAAGGATTATCAGACAAAAGCATCATGCAGCCTCCATTATTCAGAGAGCTTTCAGAGCCACCTATGAACACAAAAAGTATAATATGTTAAAATCTGCAGTGCTTTCTATGCAACGTAGATTCCGTGCCACTCTAGCAGCCAAAGTTGCAATGAAACAATACCAATACTTGAAAAAGTCTGCAGTCATCATTCAGGCAGCATACAGAGGACTGCAAGTCAGGAAGGATGTTGCCTTCCGGCATCGGGCAGCAATTTTGATCCAGTCTGCTTTCAGAAAGCACAGAGATAAAGTCAAATTCCAGCACCTGCGTTCATCGACAATACTAATCCAGAAATATTACCGGGCCCACGTCCTTTGGAAAAAAGATCGCatatactatttaaaaatgagatCTTCAGCAATCACTCTTCAGGCGGCTTACAGAGGTCTCTCGGTCAGAAAAAGGATAGCCAAGATGCACCGAGCTGCAACGATTGTACAAGCAAACATCAAAAGGCATAAACAACAATCAATCTTTAGGAAACAATGCTGGGCTGCTTTTGTCATACAGCAGAGGTTTAGAGCTGTGAGACAGAGGAACTTTGAGGCAAAACGCTATCAAGAAGTCAGGAATGCCACTTTTTGCCTTCAAGCTGCCTTTCGAAGAATGAAAACAAGACAGTCCAGTAAAGGAAGGTACCATGCTGCAACTGTCATCCAGTCTGCTTTTAGAAGTCACAgagaaaaaactaaattcaagGCCATGTGCTCATCAGCCACCAGTATCCAAAGATACTATAGAGCATATATTCTTCAGAAAAAAGAAAGGGAGTACTTTCTGAAAATCAGATCCTCAACCATCTGTTTGCAGTCGGTTTACAGGGGTTATTTGGAAAGACGAAAAATTGCAAAGATGCACAGAGCAGCTACCATTATTCAGGCACATGTCAAGAGACATAACCAGCAAGTGACTTTTAGGAAACAAGTTGGGGCTATATGTATTTTGCAGCGGAAATTTAGAGCTCTAAGACTGAGAAACATTGAGATACAACAGTATCAAGAAGTTAAGATTGCAGTTATCCGACTACAAGCTGCATTCCGAGGAATGAAAACAAGAcaatctgttaaaaaaagacatcagGCTGCAACTATCATCCAGTCAATTTTTAGAAGTTACAGAGAGAAACATAAATTCCAGTGTATGCGTTCATCAGCAATCACCATCCAGACATGTTTCAGAGGCTATCTACTTCAGAAACAACAAAGATCTTACTTCCTGAAGTTTAGGTCTTCAGTCGTCTTTTTGCAGTCACTTTATAGGGGTTGTTTGGAGAGGAAAAGAATTAACAAGATGCACAGAGCAGCTACTGTCATTCAAGCATATTTCAAGAGACATCGGCAACAATTGTCTTTCAGAAAACAACGTTGGGCTATTTGTGTCCTTCAGCAGAGATTTAGAGCTGTGAGAAAGAGGAACTTTGAGGCAAAACGCTATCAAGAAGTCAGAAATGCTGCTTTTTGTCTCCAAGCTGCCTTTCGAAGAATGAAAACAAGAAAGTTCATTAAACAAAGGTATCAGGCTGCAACTGTCATCCAGTCTGCTTTTAGAAGTTACAgagaaaaaactaaattcaagGCCATGTGCTCATCAGCCACCAGTATCCAAAGATACTATAGAGCATATATTCTTCAGAAAAAAGAAAGGGAGTACTTTCTGAAAATCAGATCCTCAACCATCTGTTTGCAGTCGGTTTACAGGGGTTATTTGGAAAGACGAAGAATTGCAAAGATGCACAGAGCAGCTACCATTATTCAGGCACATGTCAAGAGACATAAGCAGCAATTGACTTTCAAGAAACAACTCTGGGCTATTTGTGTGCTACAGAAGAGATTTAGAGCTATGAGACAGAGAAACATTGAGTTCAAACACTATCAAGAAGTCAGGAATGCTGCTTTTTGTTTACAAGCTGCCTTTCAGGGAATGAAATCAAGAAAATTAAACAGGCGAAGGCATTTGGCTGCCACTACCATTCAAGCGGCATTCAGAGCCCATTGCAAATTGAAAtggtatttaaaattaaaagctGCTGCACTAACCATTCAGCAAAGGTTTCGCGCTGCCAGAGCCACCAAATCCCAAAGAAAACTGTTCTTGAAAATGCGGAGCGCAGCCATCATCTTTCAGGCACATTACCGAGGCCAACAAACACGAAGGTCCATTGTTCGTTTGCACCAGGCTGCAACTGTAATCCAATTAGCATACAAAAAACATGTTGCACTTCAAGTTGTACATGCGTCTGTTATCGTCATTCAGAAGCACTATCGGGCTTTTATACGTCAAAAGCAAGAAAGAACCAACTTTCTAAAAATCAGACAATCTACAGTGTTTCTCCAGGCTGCATACAGGGGCTACTGTGTTAGGAGGgagataaataaacaaaatggagCTGCTTCTTTGATCCAATCATACTGGAGATGTTCAGTCCAGAAGCGCATCTATCAGAAAAAGAGACAGGCAGCTGTAAAATTGCAACAAAGGTTCCGAGCAATGCAGTTTGGCAAAGTGGAAAGGAAAACATTTCTCAGAAAAAGGAAAGCAATAATCACACTTCAGTCCTACTTCAGAGTCTGGATTTTGCGAAAG GAACACGAGGCTGCCTCTGTAAAGAGGAGACTTCATTTTGCTGGGGCAGTCTTTCACCACCTATGTGCTATTAAGATTCAAAGGGCTTTGCGAACATATTGGACCTTGAAAACTGCTAAGACACAGATACATTCCGTCATAATCATACAA AATTTCGTGCGAATGATGCTGCAAAAGAGACGATACCAGGCAGACCGAAGGAAGGTGGTTACAGCACAAAGAGCAGTCAGACGTTGGTTAGTCAGGCGCCACAATTCTGCTTTGGTCATCCAGGCTGCGACGAGGAACTTTCTTCTTCTCAGGCGCCAGAAGAAAGTTGAGCAGGGCATAGTCAAAGCACAG